In the genome of Maniola jurtina chromosome 3, ilManJurt1.1, whole genome shotgun sequence, one region contains:
- the LOC123880795 gene encoding syntaxin-1A isoform X7, which translates to MKVKTKHELEDLMADIKKTANKVRGKLKHIEQNIEQEEHSNKSSADLRIRKTQHSTLSRKFVEVMTEYNRTQTDYRDRCKNRILRQLEITGRATTDDELEAMLEQDNPAVFTQGIIMETQQAKQTLADIEARHADIIKLETSIRELHDMFMDMAMLVESQGEMIDRIEYHVEHAVDYVQTATQDTKKALKYQSKARRVSFSYTCVGSFVSNAFFVLFVLFLPPTARPHIPVPPAIVNVQLPTMHLFCVGDSVIGSHLMFFILTCTHIMHLQIGFHCCVSNCSCESD; encoded by the exons aAACAAAGCACGAATTAGAAGATCTCATGGCTGACATTAAGAAAACCGCCAACAAAGTAAGAGGAAAGTTAAAAC ACATAGAGCAAAACATCGAACAGGAGGAGCACTCGAACAAATCGTCAGCGGATCTCAGGATAAGAAAAACCCAGCACTCGACCCTTTCTCGCAAGTTCGTGGAAGTGATGACCGAGTACAACCGCACCCAGACGGACTACCGAGACCGGTGCAAAAATAGAATACTACGACAGCTTGAAATCACGGGCCGTGCGACCACCGATGATGAGCTGGAAGCTATGTTGGAGCAAGATAATCCTGCTGTATTCACTCAGGGG ATCATCATGGAGACGCAGCAGGCGAAGCAAACGCTGGCGGACATCGAGGCGCGGCACGCCGACATCATCAAGCTGGAGACCTCCATCCGCGAGCTGCACGACATGTTCATGGACATGGCGATGCTCGTCGAAAGTCAG GGTGAGATGATCGACCGCATTGAGTATCATGTAGAACACGCTGTGGACTATGTCCAAACTGCCACACAAGACACAAAGAAGGCCCTAAAATATCAGAGCAAAGCTCGACGGGTGAGTTTTTCCTACACATGTGTCGGTTCATTCGTTTCTAATgcgttttttgttttgtttgtccTTTTCCTGCCCCCCACTGCCCGTCCTCACATCCCCGTCCCTCCTGCCATTGTGAACGTTCAACTTCCAACCATGCATTTGTTTTGCGTCGGCGATTCGGTGATTGGTTCACACCTTATGTTTTTCATTTTAACCTGTACACACATTATGCATTTACAAATTGGCTTTCACTGTTGTGTTTCTAACTGTTCATGTGAGTCGGACTAA
- the LOC123878472 gene encoding DNA-directed RNA polymerase II subunit RPB11 → MNAPPTFESFLLYDGEKKVQKEEDTKVTNAAIFTVNKEDHTLGNMIRHQLLKDPKVLFAGYKVPHPLEHKFVLRIQTTSDYTPQEAFMNAITDLTSELSLFEERFKEAIKEKKDGLD, encoded by the exons ATGAATGCACCACCAACATTCGAATCATTTCTTTTATATGATGGAGAAAAGAA GGTTCAAAAAGAAGAAGACACAAAAGTTACAAATGCCgctatatttacagtaaacaaAGAAGACCATACACTGGGAAATATGATCCGACA CCAACTTCTCAAGGACCCAAAGGTGTTGTTTGCCGGGTACAAAGTGCCCCACCCTTTGGAGCACAAGTTTGTGCTGCGCATTCAGACCACATCAGACTACACTCCTCAGGAAGCCTTCATGAATGCTATCACGGACCTTACATCAGAACTTTCACTTTTCGAGGAAAGATTCAAA gaagcAATCAAAGAGAAGAAAGATGGCTTAGATTAA